The following are from one region of the Salminus brasiliensis chromosome 14, fSalBra1.hap2, whole genome shotgun sequence genome:
- the LOC140577117 gene encoding deoxynucleoside triphosphate triphosphohydrolase SAMHD1-like has translation MDLQDQQQGSSEPMKVFNDSIHGHIELHPLLVRIIDTPQFQRLRHIKQLGGAYLVFPGASHNRFEHSIGVGYLAGCLLQDLEKRQPELQISREDILCVQIAGLCHDLGHGPFSHMFDRMFIPKVRPGLIWKHENASVQMFDHLVKVNKLEPVMEKYGLTPNDLVFIKEQIEGPRGNVDTGHSWQYEGRPKEKSFLYEIVANKRNGIDVDKWDYFARDCHHLGIQNIFDYRRFLKFARVCEVKGQKHICTREKEADDLYDMFYMRNCLHRKAYQHKVVYITEVMITEALEKANPYIKIQGSSGKMFTISTAMEDMEAYNKLTDHIFEQILYSSDRNLSEAQTILQDIIHRRLYKCVGQTTTEKDIEVSKEKRLEYAEEVAKSKPASTAVDLTAEDFIVSVIFMDYGMKKKNPLDEVEFYCKTAPDTPIKIRKTQVSKLLPEKFAEQLIRVYCKKTDERSLEAAKKYFVQWCMNRNFTKPQDGDITAPELTPQKHELNTSDEDDSQGRAKRAKKRIEPEFDTQRSKPHLNIGGAVVSQ, from the exons ATGGATCTTCAGGATCAACAGCAAGG GTCCTCAGAACCCATGAAG GTTTTTAACGACTCCATCCACGGCCACATTGAGCTCCACCCTCTGCTGGTTCGCATCATAGACACTCCTCAGTTCCAGAGGCTGCGGCACATTAAGCAGCTCGGAGGAGCGTACCTGGTGTTTCCTGGGGCCTCACACAACCGGTTCGAGCACTCCATAGG GGTGGGGTATTTGGCAGGCTGCCTTCTGCAAGATCTTGAAAAGAGACAGCCTGAGCTTCAAATAAGCCGGGAGGACATCCTGTGTGTTCAGATTGCTGGACTGTGCCATGACTTGG GACATGGCCCGTTTTCCCACATGTTTGATCGCATGTTTATCCCAAAAGTCCGACCTGGACTGATCTGGAAG CATGAGAATGCCTCAGTGCAGATGTTTGACCACCTGGTGAAGGTGAACAAGCTGGAGCCTGTGATGGAGAAATACGGCCTCACACCTAATGACCTCGTCTTCATCAAGGAGCAAATCGAAGGCCCCCGGGGGAACGTCGATACAGGCCATTCG TGGCAGTATGAAGGCAGACCGAAGGAGAAGTCTTTTCTGTATGAGATAGTGGCGAATAAAAGAAACGGCATCGATGTGGACAAGTGGGACTACTTCGCAAG AGACTGCCACCACTTGGGCATCCAGAACATCTTCGACTATCGCCGGTTCCTGAAGTTCGCCCGGGTGTGCGAGGTGAAGGGGCAGAAGCACATCTGCACCAGAGAAAAG GAAGCAGATGATTTATATGACATGTTTTACATGCGGAACTGTCTGCACCGCAAGGCCTACCAGCACAAAGTGGTCTACATCACTGAGGTCAT GATAACCGAAGCTTTGGAGAAGGCTAATCCTTACATTAAGATCCAGGGGTCGTCAGGAAAGATGTTCACAATCTCAACGGCCATGGAGGACATGGAGGCCTACAACAAGCTCACAG ACCACATCTTTGAGCAGATCCTGTACTCCTCTGATCGTAATCTGTCTGAAGCTCAGACCATCCTTCAGGACATCATCCACAGGAGACTGTACAAGTGTGTGGGGCAGACCACCACGGAGAAGGATATTGAAGTTTCAAAG GAGAAACGTCTGGAATATGCTGAAGAGGTGGCGAAGTCCAAACCTGCCAGCACTGCTGTGGATCTAACAGCTGAGGACTTTATAGTCAGT GTGATTTTCATGGACTATgggatgaagaagaagaacccCCTGGATGAAGTCGAATTCTACTGTAAGACAGCGCCTGATACACCCATCAAGATTAGGAAGACTCAG GTCTCCAAGCTGCTGCCGGAGAAATTTGCAGAGCAGCTGATCAGAGTTTACTGCAAGAAGACAGACGAGCGGAGTCTGGAGGCGGCTAAGAAGTACTTTGTGCAGTGGTGCATGAACAGAAACTTCACCAAACCTCAG GATGGTGACATCACAGCTCCAGAACTCACCCCCCAGAAACATGAGTTGAACACCAGCGATGAAGACGACAGTCAGGGAAGAGCAAAGAGAGCAAAGAAAAGGATTGAACCGGAGTTTGATACCCAGAGATCCAAACCACACCTGAACATTGGGGGGGCAGTGGTGTCTCAgtag